The Vallitalea okinawensis genome contains the following window.
TTGTTTGTAAGCATACTTTTCCACCTTAAAACCTCCTACTAGGATCCACTAAAATAAATTGCCAATTGCGTCTGCTATCCCACTAGCAAAGTTGGACTAATTTATTTTTTGATTATTCCTTAGCTGATACTTTATAATATATGAAGGTATAGTAGAAAAGTTACCTAGTTTTCTTGTCCTTCTTAAGAATTGGCTAGTACAAAGTGGATAACACCGCATTAAACTGGAATAGGTAAGTTACAATACAAGTAGTTAATTGACCGAATATCTTGTTATAAGAGATTATCCTATGAGAATTTATAATAAAAAATGGTAATGATTTAAGTATAATAACTCATTTCAATAATACAAATGAAGTATGCTAAATAATCTTAAAAAATATTTAAATCTTTTTGAAGGGATATTCAAATGTATGCCGTCTAATATTACAAAGAGAAAAAATTTGATATATGAGGAGGGAAAATTATGAATAAGAAAATAGGAGTTTTCTCTGTTGCAACCAGCTTCATTGGTATGGGTATTATTATGTTGACAAGGAACTTTTATGATTTTGATGTTTTTAAAGCTATTTCCATGATGATCGCGGTCATTCTCATCGTTTTGGGTTTGGAATTTATCTATTATACCAACCGTTATAAAGATGTAGAGGTACGTGTTAGTGGTAAAAGCATCATTACTCTATTTCTTGTCTGCGGCTTTGCTTTCACCATTGCTGGGATTACTGAATTCTTTGATCATGTAGGTGATGTACAGTTTAATAAGCTCTATGATTTTGATGATCTATTTACTACTGAGCAAGTCTCAAAAACATATACTATTGCCTCAGGTGATTATACAAACATAGAAGTTGATAACTCTATGGGAAAAGTCTACATCAAAGGTGATGCTGTAGATGATATAACCGTTGCGACAACACTTCACTATAATAACTGGATAGATGGTACACCTAATCTAGATAATTTGATTGACTTGACTTATGTAGGTGATACAATAAATATTCAATCCATCTTACCAAATAGCAATGGTTTTAACCTCAACTCCTTTTCCATGTCTTTTGTGATTACTGTACCAGAAGATTTTAGTACTACCATTGAAAATAGACACGGTAATGTTGAAGTTGCTGCGATATCTGGTCCTGTGAAAGTTGATAATGCACATGGTAATGTAAGTATCCACTCCATCCAAAAAGATCTAACCGTTAATAACTCCCATGACGATGTTTTAGTTGATGATATTGGTGGTAATGTCTATGTCACCAATCAACACAGTGAAACTGCCATCTATAATATCGCCGGTAACGTTGAAGCAACAACCTCACACGATCCTATTGTTGTAGAAAATGTTACAGGTGATGTAAGGCTAAAAAACAGCCATGGTGATGCAACCGCTAAAAACATTACAGGTATCTTTAATCTTAATATTTCACACGGCGAAGCCTACTTGGCAGGTATCTCTGACGTAACAGTTAATGGCAGTTTCACAGAAGTTAACTTTGATCAAGACGATATATTGCATCATCTCTATATTAAGACTGAACACGATGATGTAAGCGTCAATATCCCCAAACAGGATTATCAGTTAAATCTATCAGCAGAATATGGTGATATTGATACTGACTTAGATTTAAATATCAACGAAGAAACAAATCTGGAAACTTATTCTGGCAAAATAGGCGACGGTACATCTGACATTAATATCATCACTACTCACGGAGATATTGATTTATATGTAAAAAATGCGGGGTGATCTGTTGAATGAAGACACGCTGATCCTTAAATTAAAAAAGAGAGAACCAGAAGCATATCGCAGCCTGTTAGAAACTTATCAACAGTCTCTTTTAGCCCTTGTATATAAGTATACCAACGACTATGTTGAAGCTCAGGACTTGACTCAAGAGATTTTTATTAAAATTTTTAAAAATATTGCTCATTTTAATGCATCTTCTAAGTTATCTACCTGGATTTATCGCATTGCACATAATACTTGTATAGATTGGTCCAGAAAGAAGACTCCTTTGCCAGTAAAGCAACTGGAGATAAATGGAACAGAGCACTCTACTGAAGAAGCTGTTATATATAAAGAAGAACAGGCATTGATACACGACACCATTGTTAACTTACCCGAAATTTATAAGTCAGTCATTATCCTCTACCACTTTAATCACTTATCCTATAAAGAAATTAGTGAAATTTTAGAACTAAGTGAGAAAACAATTGAAACCAGATTATATCGTGGTCGTCGAAAAATTAAGGAACAACTCAAAAACTATTATAGCGGAGGTGAAGGTAATGCATTATGAAGATGACAACATATTAGTTGATCGATATCTAGAGGATCGACTTACTCCTCTTGAAAAGAATTTATTTGAGAAAGAACTTACAACAAATAAGAAATTAGATCAAAATTTAAAGGAGATGAGGAACCTTTTCGATGCATTGAGTAATCATGAAAATGGCATACCTCGCTGTAATCTATCTTTGGATGCTATAATGAAATTATCATCCAAATCAGTCCATGAGAACGGTTTTTCTATGAAGCTTTTTGGTCAAAGTCTGATTGCTGCCGGTATTTACTTTGCATTATTTTCTAATGGATTAATAATCAACCTTTTTGACTGGTTGAATTCTCTATCACAACTATTTTAAGGTATTTATTACCGTGAATATTTAAAGGAGGAATGTACATGAATCATTCGTATAAGAGAGGTCTAGCATACCTATTTTCATTAATTCCTGGCGCAGGTCAGATGTATATCGGCTTAATGAATCGCGGACTTCAAATCATGCTCTTTTTCTGGGGCACCATTGCAGTTATTTCATTTGTTAACGTATTAGAAGCCCTAGGACTTCTATTAGTTGTCCTTTACTTCTATAGCTTCTTTGATGCAATTAATGCTATACGTAAACATAAAGAAGGAATCCCTGTTGAAGATCATCCTATCATCAACTATAACAGTTTAGATGCTACAAAAAGGATCAACAAGAAAATTATCGGTTATGTATTTATTTTTTTAGGAGCATTCAAGTTCCTTGATGAAGTGATGTATTTAATGAAAGATTACTTCATTGATAGCTTTTATCATAATTTTGACGATATAACAGTATCCATTTTACTTATACTCATTGGTGTTGTTATTCTTATAAGATTTAATAAAAACTCAAAAAA
Protein-coding sequences here:
- a CDS encoding DUF4097 family beta strand repeat-containing protein, whose protein sequence is MNKKIGVFSVATSFIGMGIIMLTRNFYDFDVFKAISMMIAVILIVLGLEFIYYTNRYKDVEVRVSGKSIITLFLVCGFAFTIAGITEFFDHVGDVQFNKLYDFDDLFTTEQVSKTYTIASGDYTNIEVDNSMGKVYIKGDAVDDITVATTLHYNNWIDGTPNLDNLIDLTYVGDTINIQSILPNSNGFNLNSFSMSFVITVPEDFSTTIENRHGNVEVAAISGPVKVDNAHGNVSIHSIQKDLTVNNSHDDVLVDDIGGNVYVTNQHSETAIYNIAGNVEATTSHDPIVVENVTGDVRLKNSHGDATAKNITGIFNLNISHGEAYLAGISDVTVNGSFTEVNFDQDDILHHLYIKTEHDDVSVNIPKQDYQLNLSAEYGDIDTDLDLNINEETNLETYSGKIGDGTSDINIITTHGDIDLYVKNAG
- a CDS encoding RNA polymerase sigma factor — translated: MNEDTLILKLKKREPEAYRSLLETYQQSLLALVYKYTNDYVEAQDLTQEIFIKIFKNIAHFNASSKLSTWIYRIAHNTCIDWSRKKTPLPVKQLEINGTEHSTEEAVIYKEEQALIHDTIVNLPEIYKSVIILYHFNHLSYKEISEILELSEKTIETRLYRGRRKIKEQLKNYYSGGEGNAL